AATAGGAATGCTGCTAATATCGGCAGCACTTTAGGCTTGTCCATGAATCTGACCCCTTGAATTGAAGGTTTCAATTAGCAATAGCCATCGCTTGACGACATGCAGAAAAGTCTAGTTCATAGAGTCGTTTGTATTGTAATTTACACAGTCATGTCAGCTTGTATTTCAATCTTTTCTGATCAGAAGCTGTGACCCAACCGTAGATAAAAGACAGTAGGCAACAAACCAGTAGAAGCCACTGTGCAGTTGGGCATTGAAATTGACAGCAGCGGTTTCTGAGGAAGCTGCATTGGCAGCCAGTAAGGCAATAATCACGCCCATGGCAAAAACATCAGACATAGACCACTTACTTAACAGGGCGTTGGCTTTAAGCAGTCTGGTTGATGACGATGAAAGGCAGGCCAGCGTCAGCAAGATCGATTTAATGGCCGGAATCACAACACTGAACAGCAGAATCAGTACCGC
Above is a window of Endozoicomonas montiporae CL-33 DNA encoding:
- a CDS encoding paraquat-inducible protein A, which codes for MTTNTRTKRLAPLIILIISLALLIPGITQPLITLQASLSHQAMVETGQTLVEQQDMHPAMKSMASQFLGSLKVSGDSLVYDKTRSILGTAEDLWQFGYRFVAVLILLFSVVIPAIKSILLTLACLSSSSTRLLKANALLSKWSMSDVFAMGVIIALLAANAASSETAAVNFNAQLHSGFYWFVAYCLLSTVGSQLLIRKD